In Actinoplanes derwentensis, the following proteins share a genomic window:
- a CDS encoding class I SAM-dependent methyltransferase: protein MLPTVLTPVPFAPEISLHLVTQPVGLFDLTGGEFHSDQPPPFWAFAWAGGQALARHLLDDPAVVAGRRVLDVATGSGVAAVAAAYCGAAAVACTDLDPAAVQAAHRNASANGLSLVGRLDGHPEVVLAGDVFYSPIVAPKMIATLREARKNGATVLVGDPGRGFFPGRLFELVTEYVVPVPAVLEETEALTTGVWRMK from the coding sequence TCTCTACATCTCGTCACCCAGCCGGTCGGGCTCTTCGACCTGACCGGTGGCGAGTTCCACAGCGACCAGCCGCCACCGTTCTGGGCCTTCGCCTGGGCCGGCGGCCAGGCGCTGGCCCGGCACCTGCTGGACGATCCGGCCGTGGTGGCCGGCCGCCGGGTGCTGGACGTCGCGACCGGCTCAGGAGTGGCCGCGGTCGCCGCCGCGTACTGCGGTGCCGCCGCGGTCGCCTGCACCGACCTCGACCCGGCCGCCGTGCAGGCGGCTCATCGCAACGCCTCCGCCAACGGCCTGTCGCTGGTCGGCCGACTGGACGGTCACCCCGAGGTGGTGCTGGCCGGGGACGTCTTCTACAGCCCGATCGTGGCGCCGAAGATGATCGCGACACTGCGCGAGGCCCGGAAGAACGGCGCGACGGTGCTGGTCGGCGATCCAGGCCGGGGTTTCTTCCCGGGGCGGCTCTTCGAACTGGTGACCGAGTACGTCGTCCCGGTCCCGGCCGTCCTGGAGGAGACCGAGGCGCTCACCACCGGTGTCTGGCGGATGAAATAG